GGAGATCGGCGAAGCCCTCTCTCATCCCATAAGGTTGAAACTGCTCTACCTGCTGGCTGAGAGGGAGAGGTATGTCTACGAACTCGCCAAAGACCTGAACCTCTCAAGGCAGGTAGTAAACCTGCATTTGAAACGCCTGGAAAAAGCCGGATTTGTTGAAAGCGACCTCAGACTTGATGATGACGATATGCGGGCAAAGAAGTTTTTTAGATTAAAAGAGTTTGAAGTTTCCCTGTCTATTGAGGATATAAAGCGAATTTTCGAATAAGGATGGTGTTTTACAGGGTTCAATATATTCTCCCAATTATTCGATTTTTCTTTTCCACTCCCTGAGCAAATATACAAATCTCCCTCCGTAATCTCAGGGTCGTGATTATTCTCAACAGGAATATATCCCGGCTCACCGTAATACTGTTTGGGGATTGGTATGGTTAGTACAATTAACAAAAGCCCTGAGAAGCTGCAGGCATAGCTCCACAGCCAACGATAAGAATTGGTATGGTTAGTACAATTAACAAAAGCCCTGAGTTTTCAGAAAGCATTCTCAAAGAAATATTTGGCTTGTATCAGGACATAAGGGAGCTGTCTGATGATGAGATTCTCAACTGTTCTTCGGACAGGGTTGAGAGATTGTTCCTG
The Methanosarcina thermophila TM-1 genome window above contains:
- a CDS encoding ArsR/SmtB family transcription factor gives rise to the protein MEKSLEKIVEIGEALSHPIRLKLLYLLAERERYVYELAKDLNLSRQVVNLHLKRLEKAGFVESDLRLDDDDMRAKKFFRLKEFEVSLSIEDIKRIFE